One Microlunatus soli genomic window carries:
- a CDS encoding ATP-binding protein, which translates to MRHAELEQHAERQKLLSALLRFVAAVAIAYYIVVSGGFARSAWTGVACAVAIVATMASVALTWAPARNLWSLIIRITMVVSGGLVTALIGVPGWIVLGVGAVNIIGIVGIDLWIGVLAVAAGGVPIVVGAVLSRDNLEQVLLTLCSVVGIGVVGYSRRLTRVRRAQEQALVERSRQLEQRSLEVIEQTERARTETARVAALEERARIARDLHDVLAHSLGGLVVQLEAADAVLSAGGDREQVAARVRTSRRLAVDGLQEARAAVRELRADQDGPGADEGASEDTAQLDVVDAVLGVVRGPVGIQLRFDLDVVGQRRPVPATVAAVFAAVARESLTNINKHGSGRSAGSLIFTDDTIRLEMINAVPTSAEPERAGLADTGGGYGLSGMHRRLSDIGGTLTAGRRGDRWVVSALWPATTGPEDDHVDAAERDDDRAGRSTRGNGEV; encoded by the coding sequence ATGCGGCACGCCGAGCTGGAGCAGCACGCGGAGAGGCAGAAGCTTCTCAGCGCGCTGCTCCGTTTCGTCGCCGCGGTGGCGATCGCCTACTACATCGTGGTCAGCGGCGGCTTCGCCCGCTCCGCCTGGACGGGCGTCGCGTGTGCTGTCGCGATCGTTGCCACGATGGCGTCGGTTGCGCTCACCTGGGCACCGGCCCGCAATCTTTGGTCCTTGATCATCCGGATCACGATGGTGGTGAGTGGCGGCCTGGTGACGGCCCTGATCGGGGTGCCGGGATGGATCGTGCTCGGCGTCGGTGCCGTGAACATCATCGGGATCGTCGGCATCGACCTGTGGATCGGAGTCCTCGCGGTGGCAGCCGGCGGGGTCCCGATCGTTGTCGGCGCGGTGCTGAGCCGGGACAACCTGGAACAGGTGCTGCTGACCCTGTGCAGTGTCGTCGGCATCGGGGTGGTCGGCTACAGCCGGAGACTGACGCGGGTTCGGCGAGCGCAGGAACAGGCGCTGGTCGAACGCAGTCGGCAGCTCGAACAGCGAAGCCTGGAAGTCATCGAGCAGACCGAGCGGGCGAGGACGGAGACCGCCCGGGTCGCTGCCCTGGAAGAACGAGCTCGGATCGCCCGTGATCTGCACGACGTGTTGGCCCATTCGCTGGGCGGACTGGTCGTGCAGCTGGAGGCCGCCGACGCCGTGTTGTCGGCCGGCGGTGATCGCGAGCAGGTCGCGGCCCGAGTGCGTACCTCCCGCCGGTTGGCCGTCGACGGTCTGCAGGAGGCTCGGGCTGCCGTACGGGAACTCCGTGCCGACCAGGACGGCCCGGGCGCCGATGAGGGAGCGTCCGAGGACACCGCGCAGCTGGACGTCGTCGACGCCGTCCTCGGTGTTGTCCGCGGCCCAGTGGGTATCCAGCTCCGGTTCGACCTCGATGTGGTGGGGCAGCGGCGACCGGTGCCGGCCACGGTCGCGGCAGTGTTCGCAGCGGTCGCCCGAGAATCGCTGACCAACATCAACAAGCACGGCAGCGGGCGGTCGGCCGGATCGTTGATCTTCACCGACGACACGATCCGGTTGGAAATGATCAATGCGGTGCCGACGTCGGCCGAGCCGGAACGCGCCGGCCTGGCCGACACCGGTGGCGGGTACGGATTGTCGGGCATGCACCGCCGACTCAGCGACATCGGCGGTACGCTGACGGCCGGCCGGCGCGGCGACCGCTGGGTGGTCTCCGCACTCTGGCCGGCTACGACGGGACCCGAAGATGATCACGTCGACGCTGCCGAGCGCGACGACGATCGAGCCGGCCGGTCGACCCGAGGGAATGGGGAGGTGTGA
- the polA gene encoding DNA polymerase I, with translation MLLIDGHSVAYRAFFALPVENFSTQTGQHTNAVFGFTSMLINVLRDEQPTHVGVAFDVSRQTFRSEMYGEYKANRSKSPDEFKGQVALIKEVLDALNIRYVEKDGFEADDIIGTLTKQAGEAGLEVLICSGDRDSFQLVNDRTTVLYPRKGVSDLARMTPESVLEKYLVLPDRYPELAALVGESSDNLPGIPGVGPKTAAKWLSTYDGLENLITQAGEIKGKAGDAFRERIADVQLNRQINALVLDLDLPLSVTDLTRQDWDREAVHTLFDGLEFRVLRDRLLETLPAHDAEPEGGFEVTGTVLEAGQLAGWLSEHAGAGRTGVAPVGHWAAGAGDITALGFASGDGAAGYVTTTDLTPDDEQALAGWLSDPEQQKVIHDAKGPLLAIWSRGWELQGLVSDTQLAAYLVRPDQRTYQLDDLTVRYLKRELKIDALDQESASGSDQDQLALEFDDGEDHRAAADAAMVQARAVVDLAAALDTAIDDHGGTKLLQEVELPLQRTLARMERVGIAVDTDHLESLESDFGSKVDDAARSAYDVLGKEINLGSPKQLQVVLFDELGMPKTRKTRTGYTTDADALQGLFEKTEHPFLAYLLAHRDAIRLKQTVEGLLGSIADDGRIHTTYMQTIAATGRLSSTDPNLQNIPIRTEEGRRIREAFVVGPGFDNLMSADYSQIEMRIMADQSADAGLIEAFNSGVDFHTVTASRVFGVEADEVTPGQRAKIKAMNYGLAYGLSAYGLSQQLKIEVSEARGLMDEYFERFGGVRDFLRSLVDDARRTEYTETILGRRRYLPDLMSDNRQRREMAERMALNAPIQGSAADIIKIAMLDTERAIDDAGMKSRMLLQVHDELIFEIAAGEQDAVEELVREKMGHAVELAVPLDVSIGVGRSWHAAAH, from the coding sequence CTGCTGCTGATCGACGGCCATTCGGTGGCCTATCGCGCCTTCTTCGCGCTGCCGGTGGAAAACTTCTCCACCCAGACTGGCCAGCACACCAACGCGGTGTTCGGGTTCACCTCGATGCTGATCAATGTGCTCCGCGACGAGCAGCCCACCCACGTCGGGGTCGCCTTCGACGTCTCCCGGCAGACCTTCCGGTCGGAGATGTACGGCGAATACAAGGCCAACCGGTCCAAGTCCCCGGACGAGTTCAAGGGGCAGGTCGCGCTGATCAAGGAGGTGCTGGACGCCCTCAACATTCGTTACGTCGAGAAGGACGGCTTCGAGGCCGACGACATCATCGGCACCCTCACCAAGCAGGCGGGTGAGGCCGGGCTGGAGGTGCTGATCTGCAGCGGTGACCGGGACTCCTTCCAGCTGGTCAACGACCGCACCACCGTGCTCTACCCGCGCAAGGGGGTCTCGGATCTGGCGCGGATGACACCGGAGTCGGTGCTGGAGAAGTATCTGGTGCTGCCCGACCGCTATCCGGAGTTGGCGGCGCTGGTCGGTGAGTCCAGCGACAACCTGCCGGGCATCCCGGGCGTCGGCCCCAAGACGGCCGCCAAGTGGCTGAGCACCTACGACGGGCTGGAAAACCTGATCACTCAGGCCGGTGAGATCAAGGGCAAGGCCGGTGACGCGTTCCGGGAGCGGATCGCCGACGTCCAGCTCAATCGGCAGATCAACGCGCTGGTGCTCGACCTGGATCTGCCGTTGTCGGTCACCGACCTGACCCGACAGGACTGGGACCGCGAGGCGGTGCACACCCTGTTCGACGGCTTGGAGTTCCGGGTGCTCCGGGACCGGCTGCTGGAGACCCTGCCGGCTCATGACGCCGAGCCGGAAGGCGGCTTCGAGGTCACCGGCACGGTGCTCGAGGCCGGGCAGCTCGCCGGCTGGTTGAGCGAGCATGCCGGTGCCGGGCGGACCGGTGTCGCACCGGTCGGGCACTGGGCCGCCGGTGCCGGCGACATCACCGCGCTGGGCTTCGCCTCCGGTGACGGGGCGGCAGGCTATGTGACGACGACCGATCTCACGCCCGACGACGAGCAGGCCCTGGCCGGCTGGTTGTCCGATCCGGAGCAGCAGAAGGTGATCCACGACGCGAAGGGGCCACTGCTGGCGATCTGGTCGCGTGGCTGGGAGCTGCAGGGGCTGGTGTCGGACACCCAACTCGCCGCCTACCTGGTCCGCCCGGATCAGCGGACCTATCAGTTGGACGATCTCACGGTCCGCTACCTCAAACGCGAGCTGAAGATCGACGCCCTCGATCAGGAATCGGCGAGTGGGTCGGATCAAGATCAACTCGCGCTGGAGTTCGACGACGGCGAGGACCATCGGGCAGCCGCCGACGCCGCGATGGTGCAGGCGAGGGCCGTTGTTGATCTTGCGGCAGCGTTGGACACCGCCATCGATGATCATGGTGGTACCAAGCTGCTGCAGGAGGTCGAGCTGCCGCTGCAACGGACCCTTGCCCGGATGGAGCGGGTCGGGATCGCGGTCGACACCGATCACCTGGAGTCCTTGGAATCCGACTTCGGGTCCAAGGTCGACGACGCCGCGCGATCGGCCTACGACGTGCTGGGCAAGGAGATCAACCTCGGATCACCGAAGCAGCTGCAGGTCGTGCTGTTCGATGAGCTCGGGATGCCCAAGACACGCAAGACCCGGACCGGCTACACCACCGACGCCGATGCGCTGCAGGGGCTGTTCGAAAAGACCGAGCATCCCTTCCTGGCCTACTTGCTGGCACACCGGGACGCGATCCGGCTGAAGCAGACCGTGGAGGGTCTGCTCGGATCGATCGCCGACGACGGCCGGATCCACACCACCTACATGCAGACGATCGCCGCCACCGGGCGGCTGTCCAGCACCGACCCCAATCTGCAGAACATCCCGATCCGGACCGAGGAAGGGCGACGGATCCGGGAGGCGTTCGTGGTCGGGCCGGGCTTCGACAACCTGATGAGCGCGGACTACAGCCAGATCGAGATGCGGATCATGGCCGATCAGTCGGCCGACGCCGGCCTGATCGAGGCGTTCAACTCCGGCGTCGACTTCCACACCGTGACGGCGTCCCGGGTGTTCGGTGTCGAGGCCGACGAGGTGACGCCGGGGCAGCGAGCCAAGATCAAGGCGATGAACTACGGCCTGGCCTACGGGTTGAGCGCGTACGGGCTGAGCCAGCAGCTGAAGATCGAGGTCTCCGAGGCCCGCGGTCTGATGGACGAGTATTTCGAACGCTTCGGCGGAGTGCGGGACTTCCTGCGTTCGTTGGTCGACGACGCCCGTCGCACCGAGTACACCGAGACGATTCTCGGCCGCCGCCGCTATCTGCCGGATCTGATGAGCGACAACCGGCAGCGTCGCGAAATGGCCGAACGGATGGCGCTGAACGCACCGATCCAGGGATCGGCGGCCGACATCATCAAGATCGCGATGCTGGACACCGAACGCGCCATCGACGACGCCGGGATGAAATCCCGGATGCTGCTCCAGGTGCACGACGAGCTGATCTTCGAGATCGCGGCGGGCGAGCAGGACGCGGTGGAGGAGTTGGTCCGGGAAAAGATGGGTCATGCGGTGGAGTTGGCAGTGCCGCTCGACGTCTCGATCGGCGTCGGCCGGTCCTGGCACGCCGCCGCTCACTGA
- a CDS encoding helix-hairpin-helix domain-containing protein codes for MAEDRGPEFDGVRIGRPATGGLIDAGYRTLADLPDDLTELLRLHGVGPKAVRMLQEARG; via the coding sequence ATGGCGGAGGATCGAGGGCCGGAGTTCGACGGTGTGCGGATCGGGCGACCGGCAACCGGCGGCCTGATCGACGCCGGCTACCGGACCCTGGCGGACCTGCCCGACGACCTCACCGAATTGCTCCGATTGCACGGTGTCGGGCCGAAGGCCGTTCGGATGTTGCAGGAAGCCCGCGGCTGA
- a CDS encoding PaaI family thioesterase, giving the protein MADTPSYVSGAAELPDWVRELPSALDVSMGLEILEVSAERVVGRMPVKGNTQPIGLWHGGASCVLAETLGSIGAAAHGMPEKFAVGVDINATHHRAVRDGHVTGTATALKLGRNTAMYEIVLTDDDNNRVCTARLTCQLIAAPGDRQPTAGPVG; this is encoded by the coding sequence ATGGCTGACACACCGTCGTACGTGTCCGGGGCTGCGGAGCTGCCGGACTGGGTTCGCGAACTGCCCAGTGCGCTGGACGTCTCGATGGGGCTGGAGATCCTCGAGGTCTCCGCCGAACGGGTCGTCGGCCGGATGCCGGTCAAGGGCAACACCCAGCCGATCGGGCTGTGGCACGGTGGGGCGTCGTGTGTGCTGGCCGAGACGCTCGGATCGATCGGCGCCGCGGCGCACGGGATGCCGGAGAAGTTCGCCGTCGGGGTCGACATCAACGCCACCCACCACCGCGCCGTCCGGGACGGCCACGTGACCGGCACCGCCACCGCCCTCAAGCTCGGCCGGAACACCGCGATGTACGAGATCGTGCTCACCGACGACGACAACAACCGGGTCTGCACCGCGCGGCTGACCTGCCAGCTGATCGCCGCGCCCGGCGACCGGCAGCCGACCGCCGGGCCGGTCGGATAA
- a CDS encoding PQQ-binding-like beta-propeller repeat protein, whose protein sequence is MSPPSVTPRRPDVRRSLVGPARLSCVLLLIITLTVIECVMIIGDHPTAPVGGWVWPITAAVTAICWSVRRTRPGAVLLLLIQTFVLWSAVLFPGSPTEQVSGRIQGLDQALLAVGAADLLRCFAAGIALLACVLAFGRTTADDDDRQPPRALRFGIGVIVAALVVAIAVPAGFGLQRFSRARVINSAEESQVFDRPDTSGLSTVTVGDRPGWSRGKIAAAQPAGDRVIAIESGSDDQQSSAVVGLRATDGAMLWRYRIGSSGARASVDAAVIDPNTRMIMIHFGSVLIGLDFDGAVRYHKPLAESVSPTEQPSMIGDVLGSSAPEVQTSGVAVFGGYLGGSRAGFAAGYDVSTGEPLWQYTADSDRCPLARAVGPGKRVYLLAGGEPPCRTELIAYDGPQTVFHVTLHAPDGFVDPSSQHALDTMFSDVPPTIAAVGADRVVTSPRWRSGKDSSDPDRPDQQVTQIFDSGGNLLGTSPPQLGRRGIVRMLPTPLSPAPDSAVAVVLAGEPGSDSRYHRWVTLSSELKPIKTTKITSGTDYRRIGPMLATWPWDGADSQHAVTLTTVGSEPGQPEQLEPAKLDGCGDRINWISTDDSRMAIRCGSTILVSQIAM, encoded by the coding sequence ATGAGCCCCCCGTCCGTGACGCCCCGGCGGCCGGACGTTCGGCGGTCGCTCGTCGGCCCGGCGCGGCTGTCCTGCGTGCTGCTGTTGATCATCACGCTGACCGTGATCGAGTGCGTGATGATCATCGGCGACCATCCGACTGCTCCCGTCGGCGGCTGGGTGTGGCCGATCACGGCGGCCGTGACAGCAATCTGTTGGTCGGTGCGCCGCACCCGGCCCGGGGCGGTGTTGTTGCTGCTGATCCAGACCTTCGTCCTCTGGTCCGCGGTGTTGTTCCCCGGCTCGCCGACCGAGCAGGTCAGCGGTCGCATCCAGGGACTGGATCAGGCCCTGCTGGCGGTCGGTGCCGCCGATCTGCTCCGATGTTTTGCGGCCGGAATCGCCTTACTGGCCTGCGTTCTGGCCTTCGGACGGACGACGGCAGATGACGATGACCGGCAACCACCACGAGCGTTGAGGTTCGGCATCGGCGTGATCGTCGCCGCCCTCGTGGTGGCGATCGCCGTGCCGGCGGGTTTCGGGTTGCAGCGGTTCAGCAGGGCACGCGTGATCAACAGCGCCGAGGAGTCGCAGGTGTTCGACCGACCGGACACCAGCGGGCTGTCGACGGTGACCGTGGGTGACCGTCCCGGCTGGTCGCGGGGCAAGATCGCCGCCGCCCAGCCGGCGGGTGATCGCGTGATCGCGATCGAGAGCGGATCCGACGACCAGCAGTCATCCGCAGTCGTCGGTCTGCGGGCGACCGACGGAGCGATGTTGTGGCGTTATCGGATCGGCAGCTCCGGCGCCCGGGCATCGGTCGATGCAGCCGTGATCGATCCGAACACCCGGATGATCATGATCCACTTCGGCTCCGTCTTGATCGGACTCGACTTCGACGGTGCGGTCCGCTATCACAAACCGCTGGCGGAGTCGGTGTCGCCGACCGAACAGCCGAGCATGATCGGCGACGTCCTCGGCAGCTCGGCACCGGAGGTGCAGACCAGCGGGGTCGCCGTGTTCGGCGGCTACCTGGGAGGCAGCCGAGCAGGTTTCGCCGCCGGCTACGACGTCAGCACCGGCGAACCGCTCTGGCAGTACACCGCCGATTCCGACCGCTGCCCACTCGCCCGAGCGGTCGGCCCCGGCAAGCGGGTCTATCTGCTGGCCGGCGGCGAGCCGCCGTGCCGCACCGAGTTGATCGCGTACGACGGTCCACAAACTGTCTTCCACGTCACGTTGCACGCACCGGACGGCTTCGTCGACCCGTCCTCGCAGCACGCGCTCGACACGATGTTCTCCGACGTACCGCCGACGATCGCCGCGGTCGGAGCCGATCGGGTGGTCACCTCGCCACGATGGCGTTCGGGGAAGGACTCGTCCGATCCGGATCGCCCCGATCAGCAGGTCACCCAGATCTTCGACAGCGGTGGCAACCTGCTCGGCACGTCGCCGCCGCAGCTCGGTCGCCGCGGCATCGTCCGGATGCTTCCGACGCCGTTGTCGCCGGCACCCGACTCAGCCGTCGCCGTCGTCCTGGCGGGCGAGCCCGGATCGGACTCCCGATACCACCGATGGGTGACCCTGTCGTCGGAGCTGAAGCCGATCAAGACCACCAAGATCACCAGCGGCACCGACTACCGACGGATCGGTCCGATGCTGGCAACCTGGCCCTGGGACGGTGCCGACAGCCAGCACGCGGTCACGCTCACCACGGTCGGATCCGAGCCCGGGCAACCCGAACAGTTGGAGCCGGCGAAGCTGGACGGTTGCGGCGACCGGATCAACTGGATCTCGACCGACGACAGCCGGATGGCGATTCGATGCGGGAGCACGATCCTGGTCAGCCAGATCGCGATGTGA
- a CDS encoding SDR family NAD(P)-dependent oxidoreductase, protein MHFIGVAAQCLQEELMFVAVRRVEAAFARTTDPLFRGVRAAAFRADQADASQAAGLIHDVAEQFGRLDILVNNAGVTVAAPIDSDLVDEAALDRQLAINYTSVVAAIRTAFPLLPDGGRIVNISSGVGMRVGFSGMTDYAGTKAALEGYSRGAARDLAHRGITVNVIQSGFVDTEMNPADSAAAPAFLPTTAMGRYGRPEEIAAGVVFLASPQASYVTGAVLRIDGGYAA, encoded by the coding sequence GTGCATTTCATCGGTGTAGCTGCGCAGTGCCTGCAGGAAGAGCTCATGTTTGTCGCCGTACGCCGCGTAGAGGCTGCCTTTGCCCGGACCACTGATCCGCTATTCAGGGGAGTGCGGGCCGCCGCGTTCCGGGCTGATCAGGCCGATGCGTCCCAGGCAGCCGGACTGATCCATGACGTGGCCGAGCAGTTCGGCAGACTGGACATTCTGGTCAACAACGCCGGCGTCACCGTTGCCGCGCCGATCGACAGCGACCTCGTCGACGAAGCGGCGCTGGATCGTCAGCTCGCGATCAACTACACCAGCGTGGTGGCTGCGATCCGGACGGCCTTCCCGCTGTTGCCGGACGGTGGGCGGATCGTCAACATCAGTTCCGGTGTCGGCATGCGGGTGGGGTTCTCGGGGATGACCGATTACGCGGGCACCAAAGCTGCTCTCGAGGGGTACAGCCGGGGTGCCGCGCGCGATCTTGCGCACCGGGGCATCACGGTCAACGTCATTCAGTCCGGCTTCGTCGACACCGAGATGAACCCGGCCGACAGCGCGGCCGCGCCCGCCTTCCTCCCGACGACGGCGATGGGTCGGTACGGCAGGCCGGAGGAGATCGCCGCCGGCGTCGTCTTCCTCGCCAGTCCACAGGCCTCCTACGTCACCGGCGCCGTCCTGAGGATCGACGGTGGCTACGCTGCTTGA
- a CDS encoding TetR family transcriptional regulator C-terminal domain-containing protein, whose amino-acid sequence MHGRLREALTEAPRAVEALRMMLEAPIGDPTETRRGCLLANSTCELGNADPDVLAHARSSYETSTALIADCVVRAVREGDLPSGTDPVALARALLAAQQGLVFMGRTGMDTVALTATARSLAAQLLPGRGD is encoded by the coding sequence ATGCACGGTCGGCTCCGGGAAGCGCTCACCGAGGCGCCCCGGGCCGTGGAGGCACTCCGGATGATGCTCGAGGCACCGATCGGGGACCCGACCGAGACCCGGCGCGGCTGCTTGCTGGCCAACTCCACCTGCGAACTCGGCAACGCCGATCCCGACGTCCTCGCCCACGCCCGCAGCAGTTACGAGACGTCGACAGCACTGATCGCCGACTGTGTCGTTCGCGCGGTGCGCGAAGGCGACCTGCCCAGCGGAACGGACCCGGTCGCACTGGCACGAGCCCTGCTCGCTGCCCAACAGGGGCTGGTGTTCATGGGACGAACCGGAATGGACACGGTCGCCCTCACCGCCACCGCGCGGTCACTCGCGGCGCAACTCCTGCCGGGCCGCGGCGACTGA
- a CDS encoding ArsR/SmtB family transcription factor — MPVTVIIEGATADRVQVRLSRLSELGAALHVLAVPQHHGAHGADWAAAARDALTAQQLRAAEHWSPLWSALRARFLFPLDAAGDRSLDDELAAIAELPVGSFTSMVVEAVIDRDRAMPYSLVIEDPDAGRRFVDHAGRFSPQHAELAAELISDPEQCRRRLLEFLAEFDRRAFAAEWRRTVPALHREAERLLYELARDGLGAIGSVSDTATELPEPRRIVFDKLYDGVGTVGRQPLLMVPSLQVGPHIVIKHAPASPLIIQYAAGNHRLPPYEEINRRIRALSDPGRIRLARALLRGRRTTVDLAHYTGMSEPQVSRHLRRLREAELVCTSREGALVFYSLDTEVISRIGADLLSTLWR; from the coding sequence GTGCCGGTCACGGTGATCATCGAAGGCGCCACGGCCGACCGGGTACAGGTGCGGCTGTCGCGACTCAGCGAGCTCGGAGCAGCACTCCATGTGCTGGCAGTGCCCCAGCATCACGGCGCCCACGGCGCCGACTGGGCGGCAGCTGCCCGCGATGCGCTGACTGCGCAGCAACTCCGGGCCGCCGAACACTGGTCACCGCTGTGGAGCGCTTTGCGGGCCCGATTCCTCTTCCCGCTGGACGCCGCCGGCGACCGGTCGTTGGACGACGAACTGGCAGCGATCGCCGAGCTACCGGTCGGCAGCTTCACCTCGATGGTGGTCGAGGCGGTGATCGATCGGGATCGGGCGATGCCCTACTCGCTGGTGATCGAGGATCCTGACGCCGGCCGTCGGTTCGTCGATCATGCAGGCCGATTCTCCCCTCAGCATGCCGAACTCGCCGCCGAGCTGATCTCGGATCCCGAACAGTGCCGGCGCCGCCTGCTGGAGTTCCTCGCCGAGTTCGATCGGCGGGCGTTCGCCGCTGAGTGGCGGCGCACCGTTCCCGCTCTGCACCGTGAGGCGGAGCGGCTGCTGTACGAACTGGCGCGGGACGGACTCGGGGCCATCGGCAGTGTCTCCGACACCGCGACCGAGCTGCCCGAACCACGGCGGATCGTCTTCGACAAGCTGTATGACGGTGTCGGCACGGTCGGCCGACAGCCGCTGTTGATGGTGCCGTCGCTGCAGGTCGGACCGCATATCGTGATCAAACACGCGCCGGCGTCACCGTTGATCATCCAGTACGCCGCCGGCAACCACCGCCTCCCGCCGTACGAGGAGATCAACCGGCGGATCCGCGCCCTCTCCGATCCCGGCCGGATCCGGCTGGCACGCGCCCTGCTCCGCGGCCGCCGGACCACAGTTGATCTTGCCCACTACACCGGGATGTCGGAACCCCAGGTGTCCCGCCACCTCCGTCGGCTCCGGGAGGCCGAGTTGGTCTGTACCAGCAGGGAAGGCGCGCTCGTGTTCTACAGCCTGGACACCGAGGTGATCAGCCGGATCGGCGCGGATCTGCTCAGCACACTGTGGCGCTGA
- a CDS encoding PHB depolymerase family esterase, translating to MTDTKVKDTRNFYRTGATPLFACRSDQRFSYCLYVPHAHRDATEPLPLVVIMHGTGRMAPQYRDAFADFAEQHDCVVLAPLFPAGIDDPDDLHNFKFIEYHGIRFDLIMLDMVDEVSERYRVNGRRFLLHGFSGGGQFTHRMLYLHPDRLAAASIGAPGRITRLDPDTAWWLGTRDLGERFGRSVDTAAIREVPVQMIVGDQDVETWEINNPGDSNWMPGVEATGDTRIARLQTLQRDFEAHDIAVRFDLVPGIAHDGLGVLPTVQEFFTDVLSRS from the coding sequence TTGACCGACACCAAGGTCAAGGACACCCGCAACTTCTACCGGACCGGCGCAACCCCGTTGTTCGCCTGTCGGAGTGATCAGCGATTTTCCTACTGCCTCTACGTCCCACACGCCCATCGGGATGCCACCGAGCCACTGCCGCTGGTGGTGATCATGCACGGAACCGGACGGATGGCACCGCAATACCGCGACGCCTTCGCCGATTTCGCCGAGCAGCACGACTGTGTGGTGTTGGCGCCCTTGTTCCCTGCCGGGATCGACGATCCCGATGACCTGCACAACTTCAAGTTCATCGAGTATCACGGCATCCGCTTCGATCTGATCATGCTCGACATGGTCGACGAGGTGAGTGAACGCTACCGGGTCAATGGCAGGCGTTTCCTGTTGCACGGCTTCTCCGGCGGCGGTCAGTTCACCCACCGGATGCTCTATCTGCATCCCGACCGGTTGGCCGCCGCGTCCATCGGTGCGCCCGGTCGGATCACCCGGCTCGATCCGGACACCGCGTGGTGGTTGGGAACCCGTGACCTCGGCGAACGCTTCGGACGCAGTGTCGACACCGCGGCGATCCGCGAGGTTCCGGTCCAGATGATCGTCGGTGATCAGGATGTGGAGACCTGGGAGATCAACAACCCGGGTGATTCCAACTGGATGCCCGGGGTGGAGGCCACCGGTGACACCCGGATCGCCCGGTTGCAGACCCTGCAGCGAGACTTCGAAGCACACGACATCGCCGTCCGCTTCGACCTGGTGCCCGGGATCGCGCACGACGGTCTGGGTGTGTTGCCCACGGTGCAGGAGTTCTTCACCGATGTCCTGAGCCGGAGTTGA